TTCTTCCACTTTTTTCTTTCACCTCTTTATTTTAGCTTATTACATTTTTTCAAATTATAATTTCCCTTTATTCTTCTTTTAAATTTATTCATTGTTATATCTGAAAATATACCTATTCTCCTAATTTCATATAAGTCATCATTTATATAAAAAGGTCCTGAATCAGTTGCTATTCCATAATCATATCCCAACTCTTTTACTATCTTCTTAGACTCATCATTAAAAAATCCAAAAGGATAAGCAAAAGATACTAACTGTTCATTTAAAAGTTTTTCTAAATATATTTTATTTCCTTCTATTTCTTCTTTTTGTTTTTCTGAACTAAGTCTATTTAATTTTACATGATGCATAGTATGTCCACCAAATTCTACTAATCCAGATTTATGCATTTCTAATATTTGATTTGAATTCATAAGTTCAAATCTTTTTTCTCCAGTTTCCTCTATATCCCATCTGTTATCTTCTAGATGTGACACCATATATATCACAGCTTTCATATTATATTTTTTAATAACGGAAATAAAAGTTCAAAGTTATCTTTATATCCATCATCAAATGTTAAAATAATATATTTTCTTTCTTTTTATCTTCTTCTGTTATATTTTTTAACTCTTTAAAAGTAATAGTTTTAAATCCTTTTTCTTTTAAATAAACCAATTGTTCTTCAAATTTATTAATATCACAATATACAGTATGTACTCCAATATCTTTTTCATTCTCAATAAGTCTGTGATACATTAGTATGGGTATTTCCTTTTTTAAAAAATAATCAAATATATTAACCAGCATTTGTTCCCTCCAAGATTCTTAAAAACTTTTCAAAAATCCTCTTTTTTTAAATTTTTCTAAAAAGTTATCTTCAAAATTTAAATCAAAATTTTTTAATATGTTTTCACTAAGCTCGAAGGCATTTCCAACTTCAAAAAGTTTTCCCCTTCCATCTGCCAATATTTCCTTCGGTCCACTTTTACAATTAGAGGCTATTACTCTCTTTTTTAATACAATCCCTTCTAAAAGTACAATTGAAAATCCTTCATATCTTGAAGATGATATCAATTTATCTGCTTTTTTCATCCAATTATATGGATTTTCCTTTCTTCCTAATAAGAAAATTTCTTCTTTATATTTAGAATTTTTTTTCATTTTTTCCACTTGTGCTCTATCTGGTCCATCACCAATAAGATATAATTTCCCAGCATATCCTTTCTCTTTTGCAATATCAAATGCTGAAAATAATGTTTCAAAATCTTTTGGAATTATATCTAATCTTGATACCATTAAAAGAAATTTTTCTTTTGCCAATACTTCCTCATCTTTGTTAAAAGGAACATCTGACAACATTTTTATTTTTTCAAAATCAATTGGGTTATATAAATATTCACTTTTTCCTATTAAATTATTATTTAATTTTAATAAGTCCTCTTCCATTTCCTGACATATACATATTATTTTATTGTAATATTCTAATCTTTTTACAAACCTCTTTATTTTATTTTTTTCTTTTTCCAATTTTCTATTGAACTATGTATCCACACTAAATTCTTTGAATCTTTTAATTTTTTTATAACCTTTGTAAGACTGGAATCAAAATCTATTACAATATCTGGTTGAAATTTCTTATATATTTCTAAAAACTTTTTATCTGCATACCTTTTTTCTTTAGACAATACTATTGCGTATTTTATTCTTGAAAAAAAATTTCTTTTTCTATTTTCTCTAATTTTTTTATTCGTGATATATACTCATAATTTTTTAAATATTCTACCTTTGTTTTTATTTCTTTTTCTAAAATATTTTCACTTCCGTTATCATTTTCAATAACAACTTTTATATCAAATCCTTTATCAACTAAAAAGTTAATATATTCATACTGAACTCTTTCTACTCCTCCCATCATAGTACTTCCACTTTTAAATAATATTCTTTTCATATCTTTCTCCAATCAGTTTCTTCATTTCTTGAAAATCAAATGTATTTATATCTATTTCATCATATTGACTCTTCTTATCTTCACAAAATATTACTTTTGTTTCTTTTGTTTTGGGAGCCCATACTAAATGATCTACTCCATATTTTCCTCCTTTTGGAGGATATACTGATATATTAGCTTTATTTAACGCTGATGCTATATGAACTATTGATGTATCTGGAGTTATTACTAAATCTGCTCCTTTTATTAAATATACGCTGTCTTGTATTGTTTCTATATTTTGAGGAATATACACATTCTCATTATCCTTTTTTAATTGTTCTAGCTCCCTATATTTTTCTCCAAAATATATTAAAATTACTCCTACATTCACACTCTTTAAATACTTTATTATTTTATCCAATGTTTCTAAACTAAAACTTTTATGCTTACTTGCTCCATAGGGATTCAATACTACTATTTTTTCTTCTTTTATTCCTTTTAAAAATTCTTTATATTTATCTGTTTCTGCAATATAAATATCATATTTCTTATCTATTTCATTTTCTTTAAATCCTATTTTCTTTAAATATGCTGAATATCTTTCTGTTATATGATCTGTCCAATTAAAATCTATCCCACTTTTTATTGTTATATCAAATAATTCCCATTCTTCTCTATCTATTCCTATGTTAAATCTTGCTTTACATAGATTTATAAGCATCATTTGATTCACTCTCAACATCTCTGAAAAGTCTATTAACAGATCATATTTTTCTGATGCTATTTTCAAAGATAATTCTTTTATACTTTTTCTATCTTTTTTATACTCATATATTTTATCTACATTTGGATTATTTTCTATTACTACTTTTGCACCTTCTTTTGTTACTACTCCTATTTCTATATATGGATATTTCTTCTTTATTTCTCTAAACATTAGAGTATTTATTACCATATCTCCTATTTTTCCATCATATCTCATGAATAATATCTTTTTTATATTATTATTCTCAATAAAATTTCCTAGTTTTATTTCTTCTTTATTCTTTTTTCTATCCCATATATATTTTCCTAGCCTTAATCTTTTTTTCCTCATATAGTCTTGAAACATTCTATTTAATTTTCTTAGCATAATCCCCCCCAGAAATTCATATTAATAAATTTCATATTTTTATTTACTTTTAAAGATAATAAAAATAATTTTCAAGTAAAATTATACATTATATAATTATTTTTTTCTACTTTTTAAATTTGATAAACATTTTATTTTTGTTATTAAACATTCTTTAAGATTAGAATTTTAAAAATTAAATTATTTTATTTTTTTCAATCATTAAATACAAAAATACTGATTATACTATTAATAAATATCTTTAAAATTAATTTTAACCTCTTTAAGCAATATTTTTATGGTGAAATTATGTTTCAAAAAATAAAAAAAGACTGGCTTTTAAACCAATCTTCTTATAGATTACAACGCTATATTTATTATTTACTTAAAACTTTCTCTACCCATTCCTGATTATCCAAATACCACTTTATTGTTTGTTCTATTCCTTTATCAAATGATGTTTCTGGATACCAACCTAATTCTGTTACTATCTTTTCTGGATCTATTGCATATCTTGCATCATGTCCCAGTCTGTCCTGTACATAACTTATCAAATCATATGATATTTTAGTCACATCAGTTTTTAATACTCTTCTATACTCTGGTTCTTCTTTCATTATCTTGGCTATAGTATCTATTGTAAGTTTTACTATATTGATATTTTTCTCTTCATTAAAACCACCAATATTGTATACTTCTCCCAATCTTCCATTATTTATTACCATATCTACTGCTTTATTATGATCTTTTACATACAGCCAATCCCTTACATTACTTCCATCTCCATATACTGGCAGCTTTTTACCTTCCAATATATTTTTTATAATAAGTGGTATCAACTTTTCTGGAAACTGATATGGTCCATAATTGTTTGAACATCTTGTTATATTCATCGGAAATTTGTA
Above is a window of Fusobacterium varium DNA encoding:
- the icaB gene encoding Poly-beta-1,6-N-acetyl-D-glucosamine N-deacetylase precursor produces the protein MKAVIYMVSHLEDNRWDIEETGEKRFELMNSNQILEMHKSGLVEFGGHTMHHVKLNRLSSEKQKEEIEGNKIYLEKLLNEQLVSFAYPFGFFNDESKKIVKELGYDYGIATDSGPFYINDDLYEIRRIGIFSDITMNKFKRRIKGNYNLKKCNKLK
- the tagE_1 gene encoding Probable poly(glycerol-phosphate) alpha-glucosyltransferase; its protein translation is MEKEKNKIKRFVKRLEYYNKIICICQEMEEDLLKLNNNLIGKSEYLYNPIDFEKIKMLSDVPFNKDEEVLAKEKFLLMVSRLDIIPKDFETLFSAFDIAKEKGYAGKLYLIGDGPDRAQVEKMKKNSKYKEEIFLLGRKENPYNWMKKADKLISSSRYEGFSIVLLEGIVLKKRVIASNCKSGPKEILADGRGKLFEVGNAFELSENILKNFDLNFEDNFLEKFKKRGFLKSF
- a CDS encoding lipopolysaccharide core biosynthesis protein, producing the protein MLRKLNRMFQDYMRKKRLRLGKYIWDRKKNKEEIKLGNFIENNNIKKILFMRYDGKIGDMVINTLMFREIKKKYPYIEIGVVTKEGAKVVIENNPNVDKIYEYKKDRKSIKELSLKIASEKYDLLIDFSEMLRVNQMMLINLCKARFNIGIDREEWELFDITIKSGIDFNWTDHITERYSAYLKKIGFKENEIDKKYDIYIAETDKYKEFLKGIKEEKIVVLNPYGASKHKSFSLETLDKIIKYLKSVNVGVILIYFGEKYRELEQLKKDNENVYIPQNIETIQDSVYLIKGADLVITPDTSIVHIASALNKANISVYPPKGGKYGVDHLVWAPKTKETKVIFCEDKKSQYDEIDINTFDFQEMKKLIGERYEKNII
- the rfbB_1 gene encoding dTDP-glucose 4,6-dehydratase encodes the protein MDPRSPYSASKTSSDMIVRAYAETYKFPMNITRCSNNYGPYQFPEKLIPLIIKNILEGKKLPVYGDGSNVRDWLYVKDHNKAVDMVINNGRLGEVYNIGGFNEEKNINIVKLTIDTIAKIMKEEPEYRRVLKTDVTKISYDLISYVQDRLGHDARYAIDPEKIVTELGWYPETSFDKGIEQTIKWYLDNQEWVEKVLSK